Part of the Tidjanibacter massiliensis genome is shown below.
AATCGTGAGGATATTCAACACCTACGGCCCGCGCATGAATCCGGACGACGGACGCGTGGTCTCCAACTTCATCGTACAGGCACTGCGCGGAGAGGACATCACAATATACGGCGACGGCTCACAGACGCGCAGTTTCCAATACGTCAGCGACCTGGTGGAAGGAATGGTGCGCATGATGGATACCCCGGACGAAGTGACCGGTCCGGTAAACATCGGCAATCCCGGCGAGTTCACCATCCTCGAACTCGCCTCCCTCATCCGGGAGCTTACGGGCTCCTCCTCGCGGATAGTCTTCCGTCCGTTGCCTTCGGACGACCCGCGACAGCGCCGTCCCGACATCGGGCTTGCAGGCGAACTGCTCGGCGGATGGCGGCCGGAGATACAGCTCCGCGAAGGGCTCGCGCGAACCATCGCCTACTTCGAAAGCATTATCCGATAAACCGATACTATACATCATTTAAAGCAGAAATGTTCAGTTTCCATACAAAGAACATATATCTCGCCGACCTGCTCGACGACTTTTACGACATCCACTGCCATCTGCTTCCCGGCGTGGACGACGGGAGTCCCGACCGGGAACACAGCCTTCGACTGCTGGAGCGAATGCAGGGCATGGGGGTAAAAGGTCTCTACATGACGCCCCACATCATTCACGGAGCCTACGACAACCGCGGCGAAGAGGAGCTCCGACAGCGATTCGCCGACTTCGGGTACCAGGGGCCGCTGGATATCCGGCTGGGCGCGGAGTATTTCATCGACGACAAGTTCCCGGAACACCTCGAAGGCAATCCCCTGACCATGAACTGCCGCCACGTTCTCGTGGAGTTCTCCATCAACGGATACAGCCTCCGGGCTTTCGACATGCTGTTCGAAGCGACCCTTTCGGGTTATGAAATCATCCTCGCCCACCCCGAACGATATGCGTTCGTACAGGCCAACGGCAAGGATAAGGTCATCAACCTGATAAAACAGTACAAATTGCAGCTCAACCTGCTCTCGCTGGCAGGATACCACGGCAGCGGTGCGAAGAAATATGCCGAACAGATGCTCCGGCAGGGGTTATACACCTTCGTGGGAACCGACACGCACTCCAATGCCTATCTCGATGCCCTCCAGCGGGCCAGGATATCGAAGAAGGTGTTCGATGCGGTGAATGTTCTGAAAGAGAACAACCGGACGCTGTTCTAACGGCAGCGTTACCGCGTATGCGAACCGCCCGCAGGAAGTTTCCTGCGGGCGGTTCGCGTAGGGCCGGACGTTGCACGGCACTGTCACGGACTATTTTCTGAATACGAAATAGACGGCCAGAACGATGCACACGAAAGCGGCGATATGGTTCCAGCGGAAAGTCTCGGTACGGAAAACCAGAATGGTGAAAACCGTAAACACGAGCAAGGAGATGACCTCCTGTATGATTTTGAGCTGGATGAGCGAGAAGGGTCCTCCGTTCTCGACGAACCCCAGCCGGTTGGCCGGCACCTGAAAACAGTATTCGAAAAAGGCGACTCCCCAACTGGCCAGAATGACGAGGAAGAGCGGAAGGGGACTGCCGTTGTTCGAGCCATTGAACTTCAGGTGTCCGTACCACGCTATCGTCATGAAGGTATTGGAACATACGAGCAACAGAACGGTATAAAGCGCTTTCATGGTCGGAATGTTTTTCAAACGGCGCAAAGATACCCAATTGTCCCGTTTCCCGTACCTGTTCCCGGGAAGAAACACCTGCGGCGGCGACAAAAACAGGAGGGGAACCCCTCTGCGGATTCCCCTCCTGCGGGCGGCAACCGCCCCGGCGCCCCGGGCACTATCCGAGGTACGATTTCAGGAATTTGTTGCGCGAGCTGTGACGGAGACGGCGGATGGCCTTCTCCTTTATCTGACGCACACGTTCGCGCGTCAGCCCGAACTTCTCGCCAATCTCTTCGAGCGTCATCTCCGGACAGCCGATACCGAAAAAGTAACGGATGATGTCGCGCTCACGGTCGGTCAGCGTGGCGAGCGCACGCTCCACCTCGGTGGAGAGCGACTCGTTTATCAACCCGCGGTCGGCATTCGGGGAATCGTTATTGACCAGCACGTCGAGCAGGTTGTTGTCCTCTCCGTCCGAGAAGGGGGCATCCACCGAGACGTGACGACCCGACACACGGAGCGTATCGGAGACCTTCTCCTTCGGCAGGTCGAGCACGTTGGCAAGCTCCTCCGGCGAAGGGGTACGCTCGTTCTCCTGCTCGAAACGGGCGAACGCCTTGTTTATCTTATTGAGGGACCCCACCTGGTTGAGCGGCAGACGCACGATGCGCGACTGCTCGGCGAGGGCCTGCAGGATAGACTGGCGTATCCACCACACGGCATAGGAGATGAACTTGAAACCGCGCGTTTCATCGAACTTCTCCGCAGCCTTGATGAGCCCCAGGTTGCCTTCATTGATAAGGTCGGGAAGGCTGAGCCCCTGGTTCTGGTACTGTTTGGCCACCGAAACCACGAAACGCAGGTTGGCCTTGGTCAGCTTTTCAAGCGCCTCCTGGTCGCCCTTCTTGATGCGCTGCGCAAGCTCCACTTCCTCCTCAACGGTGATAAGGTCTTCCTTGCCTATCTCCTGAAGGTATTTGTCCAGCGATGCACTTTCGCGGTTCGTGATGGATTTTGTAATCTTTAACTGCCTCATGTTGTTGGTTGCAATATAAAATAGTACGTTGTCTCTTCTCTCTTTCCCGCCGGCAGGCGTTTTAAAAACGGACCCGGCCCCGCAATGCGACTCCTGCGTGGGCCGGGACCATCTTTCTCTTATCGTCCCTCTCGGCAGCTCCCTACTGCACAAGGGAGTAACTGATGGCGCGCCCGTTGGGATATACGCCTTCGATATATGTCACGGGACCCGTCACCCGGTCAAGGTCGGCCACCGAACGGATGGGGCGGTCGTTGATATGGGTTATCACGAATCCCTCCTTCACCCGGGCCCTGGCCAGCACGCCGCCCGGACGCACCTCCGTCACCCGTATGCCGTTCTCTATCCTCAGCTCTCTGCGGGTTCTGTCGTTAATCTCCGCGAAACGTCCGCCGAGCGACTCGGCCACATCCACATAGTCGCGGGAGAGCAGTTCGGCCTTACCAGCCTTATTACGCAGCACAACCTCGAATTGTTTCGTTTTCCCGTCCCTTTTTACGGAAATAGTCACCTTGTCGTTCGGGCGATAACGCGACATGATTTCCGCCAGGTTGGTATTGTTGCCGAGCCGGATGCCATCTATTGCGGTGATTACGTCGCCCTTGCGGATGCCGGCCGCCTTGGCCGCACCGTCCTCCGAAACATCGGCCACATAGACACCGCCCGTTTCGCGGATGCCGTACTCCTCGCCGAACGTCTCGACGAACTCTTCGTCAATCTCCCGGTAGCTGACGCCGAGCAGCGCACGCTGCACCA
Proteins encoded:
- a CDS encoding DMT family protein: MKALYTVLLLVCSNTFMTIAWYGHLKFNGSNNGSPLPLFLVILASWGVAFFEYCFQVPANRLGFVENGGPFSLIQLKIIQEVISLLVFTVFTILVFRTETFRWNHIAAFVCIVLAVYFVFRK
- a CDS encoding tyrosine-protein phosphatase yields the protein MFSFHTKNIYLADLLDDFYDIHCHLLPGVDDGSPDREHSLRLLERMQGMGVKGLYMTPHIIHGAYDNRGEEELRQRFADFGYQGPLDIRLGAEYFIDDKFPEHLEGNPLTMNCRHVLVEFSINGYSLRAFDMLFEATLSGYEIILAHPERYAFVQANGKDKVINLIKQYKLQLNLLSLAGYHGSGAKKYAEQMLRQGLYTFVGTDTHSNAYLDALQRARISKKVFDAVNVLKENNRTLF
- a CDS encoding sigma-70 family RNA polymerase sigma factor, whose product is MRQLKITKSITNRESASLDKYLQEIGKEDLITVEEEVELAQRIKKGDQEALEKLTKANLRFVVSVAKQYQNQGLSLPDLINEGNLGLIKAAEKFDETRGFKFISYAVWWIRQSILQALAEQSRIVRLPLNQVGSLNKINKAFARFEQENERTPSPEELANVLDLPKEKVSDTLRVSGRHVSVDAPFSDGEDNNLLDVLVNNDSPNADRGLINESLSTEVERALATLTDRERDIIRYFFGIGCPEMTLEEIGEKFGLTRERVRQIKEKAIRRLRHSSRNKFLKSYLG